GCGAGGGTGATCGCGTCGATCGCCTCGTGGGTGACCAGCAAGGTGATCCCGTCGTAGGACCGCAGGTGTCTGGCCAGATCGAGTCGCAGCGCGGTGGCGACGCCGACATCGAGCCCTGCGAAAGGCTCGTCCAGCAGCAACAACTCCGGGCGAGGAGCCAGCGCGCGTGCGATCGCGACGCGCTGCGCCTGGCCGCCGGACAGCCGCCCTGGTCGGCGCTCGGCCAGGGCGGCGAGCCCGAAGGCGTCGAGCCACTCTCGGGCCTGACGATCCGCGTCTGCTCGGGTCGCCCCGCGGCAGCGCAGTCCGAAGGAGACGTTGTCGGCCGCACTCAGGTGAGGGAAGAGCGACTGGTCTTGGAAGACGAAGCCCAGATCTCGATCCTTGATCGGCAACCGCGACCAGTCGCGGTCGGCCAAGGACACCTGGCCACCCGGCTCGATGCCGGCCAGCGCGCTCAGCATGGTCGACTTGCCTGCCCCGTTGGGGCCGATCACGGCGACGACCTCGCCGGGACCGATCTCGAGTTCGGCCGACAGGCGCTCGCCGACACGCAGGCTCGCGGTCAGTCCGCTCATGGCCGCACCAGCCAGCGGTTGCGCAGCAGGGCAAGCACGGCGATGCACACGCCGAGCAGGATCATGCTCAGGGCTCTGGCCAGGTCCGGATCGGCCTGCAGGGCCGTATAGATCAGGCTCGGCATCGTCTGCGTGGTGCCCGGATAGTTGCCGGCGAACGTGATGGTCGCGCCGAACTCACCCAGCGAGCGCGCCCAAGCCAGCACCGCGCCCGCCACGATCCCCGGCGCCGCCAGGGGCAACGTGATGCGGCGGAAGGTGGTCCACCGATCCGCGCCCAAGGTGGCGGCCACGATGTCGTACGAACTCCCGCCCGCGCGCAGCGCACCCTCGACGGCCAGCACATAGAACGGCAAGGCGACGAAGGTATGCGCGAAGACGACACCCGTGGTCGTGAACGGGATCGTGAGGTCGAACGCTTCACGCAGCGGAGCGCCGAGCAGGCCCATCCGGCCGTACGCCGTGGTGAGCGCGACGCCCGCGACGACCGGGGGTAGCACCAGCGGCACCGTCACCAGGGCGCGCAACAACGAGCGTCCCCGGAACTCGACGCGTGCCAGCACCCAGGCCAAGGGTGTGCCGAGCACCAGGCACAGACCCACTGCGCACACGCTGGTGATCAGGGTGATGAGCAGTGCTTCGCGGGTGACGGCTGCGTTGAGTAGTGCGGAGAAGCCCGACCACGGGGTTGCCATGACGAGCGAGACCAGGGGCAGCACGAGGAAGCCTGCGGCAATCGTCGCCGCCACCGTCAGCCCGAGTGGAGCGCGGCCCAATGAGGATCGGCTCATGGCGTGC
This DNA window, taken from Nocardioides sp., encodes the following:
- a CDS encoding ABC transporter ATP-binding protein is translated as MSGLTASLRVGERLSAELEIGPGEVVAVIGPNGAGKSTMLSALAGIEPGGQVSLADRDWSRLPIKDRDLGFVFQDQSLFPHLSAADNVSFGLRCRGATRADADRQAREWLDAFGLAALAERRPGRLSGGQAQRVAIARALAPRPELLLLDEPFAGLDVGVATALRLDLARHLRSYDGITLLVTHEAIDAITLATRVLVLEGGLIVQQGSPAEVAARPLTDHVARLVGLNVIRAGGRCAAFPPSAVAVSRTRPEGSARHVWSGVVESAVPHGDAVRLRIASTPSLLADVTPAAAAALDLAPGTEVWLAAKETAMTWYDDLPRPSAG
- the modB gene encoding molybdate ABC transporter permease subunit, whose protein sequence is MSRSSLGRAPLGLTVAATIAAGFLVLPLVSLVMATPWSGFSALLNAAVTREALLITLITSVCAVGLCLVLGTPLAWVLARVEFRGRSLLRALVTVPLVLPPVVAGVALTTAYGRMGLLGAPLREAFDLTIPFTTTGVVFAHTFVALPFYVLAVEGALRAGGSSYDIVAATLGADRWTTFRRITLPLAAPGIVAGAVLAWARSLGEFGATITFAGNYPGTTQTMPSLIYTALQADPDLARALSMILLGVCIAVLALLRNRWLVRP